Proteins encoded in a region of the Diadema setosum chromosome 7, eeDiaSeto1, whole genome shotgun sequence genome:
- the LOC140231137 gene encoding fanconi-associated nuclease 1-like, whose protein sequence is METSPRSPLTPRKKRKRVSSLSPRRGKRKLSLTEVRKHVNSPVSLSKSSSCPAPGSGSTRAASSSIKAFFAKAKPPTYTACPVCSQQVKLSDINRHLDTDCLAKNSSPTKDVKQEHSPHNARKVAEVREDAKDKRVRRRLQDKFESSPLYGHSSSSSAASEACTMHVQRSVSDPDFSDQTEIHSFSRSVSDVTGVSREVQKTRETSENSSESQACTTSHVSGRVGPSTKRTSKLSLKLKKAPSGQADSTVTSYQSSDASAMSEPAPKSTKVVKSPYFSRTDIGTKHSASVPNCKMSPTKVSVTETSVAENSSAPTDRNKELLCRPSLSISAIRKRKLESTQTKERSHDDNLTSINPIQGKTNGPTSSDHHFRSQQMGDVSDSSGDDLPAVLFSNTPTPKHTEVSSKEIPGTSSEAFSSPPRNFKSTEVTSPKNLKAVGTPVKFRSKLGSLGSPSRVGQTKSSSASCIRPGYKTPPKALPTTPPPTSGPFGSPIQSVNSPTRSSIKKSSPSRVRPPGHSSPSKILPTTPPSKSVPFGSPTRSVSSPARSSISGASPSRSDGPGSPHKPREPYFVVNFKLILNAVLKNTFDAHLFNEEDHGQVSKFNSLSGPAQQLYVRLFQRKYTWFRISKIDYPRIAANLKPLFNQLISSGLVMTETSLEDLGVTLKLLMAPDLKQLAKDLKVGGAGAGRLSQKEELVSAIIKYSTSQRSIFASNMNAVVLKKAKKLLGQCVKLNREPRTVFNRIILIFSLVRQDLVDDEKGGAGQSALQTELLVNMGRVSYPVYTVNRSRSFFATREDLLRYEVALQYENDIADALGINDFDLAERLQTSAMAAAGEILKDEDILRQDKSLPTFLRCFTAGWVYTHIQYQGVDILQKQRRYGEAVEMLRSMLQQTVYCPDRRGGWWDRLALNLDQHCKKQHESLDCIKEGLADPYVRTGHRLALQLRAKKILKSKKKDLAARAYEFQFDDVRELPKALIKGTVLPHHGPGVRNTFISSYQGKTEGDEGIVVCSVEQVALEHYKQQGYTEGVHGEGSTYSTLVFILFWEIIFDNSVPDVFCYPYQSAPLDLRTDHFFKNRIAAIQQKLTEIREADRERLEAMLARNWLEYEGDLCVGVNWELFKDLNHAKGLISCIGGLVLSAIAERILRDHRHCRGGMPDLTMWNPDKHIFRVVEVKGPGDRLSQKQVLWLDFFLELGVEAEVCHVEAIGSKQLKKKILNSQDSNPGSSSQESVSSV, encoded by the exons ATGGAAACTTCTCCAAGAAGCCCTCTCACACCAAGAAAGAAGCGAAAAAGAGTTTCGTCTTTGTCACCAAGGAGAGGGAAGCGCAAACTCTCTCTCACTGAAGTCCGGAAACATGTCAACTCGCCAGTGTCGCTTTCAAAGAGCTCAAGTTGCCCAGCTCCCGGGTCAGGGTCGACGAGGGCAGCGTCGAGCTCGATCAAGGCATTCTTTGCCAAGGCTAAGCCACCGACCTACACTGCATGCCCGGTGTGCTCACAGCAGGTCAAGTTATCAGACATCAACAGGCACCTTGACACTGACTGCCTGGCAAAGAACAGTAGTCCTACCAAAGATGTCAAACAGGAGCATTCTCCTCACAATGCAAGGAAAGTAGCTGAAGTTAGGGAGGATGCCAAGGATAAACGGGTAAGACGCCGACTGCAGGACAAGTTTGAGTCCAGCCCTCTGTACGGACATAGTTCTTCCAGCTCTGCTGCAAGTGAAGCTTGCACAATGCATGTGCAAAGATCAGTAAGTGACCCAGATTTTTCAGACCAGACTGAAATCCACTCCTTTAGTAGATCGGTGTCTGATGTTACTGGAGTCAGTAGAGAGGTGCAAAAAACTAGGGAAACATCTGAGAATTCATCAGAATCCCAAGCATGTACTACATCCCATGTCTCAGGAAGGGTTGGACCATCAACCAAGAGAACATCAAAGCTGAGCTTGAAGTTAAAAAAAGCCCCATCAGGCCAGGCAGATTCAACTGTTACTTCTTACCAAAGTAGTGATGCCTCAGCCATGAGTGAACCTGCACCAAAATCCACAAAAGTTGTGAAATCACCATACTTCAGCCGTACTGATATTGGCACCAAGCATTCTGCATCTGTGCCAAACTGTAAGATGAGCCCAACAAAAGTGTCTGTTACAGAAACAAGTGTCGCTGAAAATAGTTCAGCGCCAACGGACAGAAATAAGGAACTCCTCTGCCGTCCATCCTTGAGTATCTCCGctattagaaaaagaaaactagaatctACTCAGACAAAGGAACGGTCTCATGATGACAACCTGACATCCATTAATCCAATCCAGGGGAAGACAAATGGTCCGACGTCCAGTGATCACCACTTCCGCTCCCAACAGATGGGGGATGTGTCAGATAGCAGCGGAGATGACCTCCCTGCTGTTTTATTCAGCAACACTCCCACGCCGAAGCATACAGAGGTGTCAAGTAAGGAGATCCCAGGCACTTCATCAGAAGCATTTTCATCACCTCCTAGGAACTTCAAATCCACAGAGGTAACATCTCCAAAGAACTTGAAAGCAGTAGGCACTCCAGTCAAGTTCAGGTCGAAATTGGGGTCCCTGGGTTCACCATCAAGAGTAGGCCAGACTAAGAGCAGTTCAGCTTCTTGTATCAGACCTGGGTATAAAACTCCTCCCAAAGCCCTACCAACCACGCCACCACCCACATCTGGGCCATTTGGTTCACCTATTCAATCAGTCAACTCACCAACAAGATCTAGCATTAAGAAAAGTTCACCCTCCAGAGTCAGGCCTCCTGGACATAGCTCCCCTTCCAAAATCTTACCCACCACACCACCATCCAAATCTGTGCCTTTTGGTTCGCCCACGCGGTCGGTAAGCTCACCAGCAAGGTCTAGCATTAGTGGGGCATCACCCTCGCGTTCAGATGGCCCTGGAAGTCCACACAAACCACGGGAGCCATACTTTGTggtcaacttcaaactcatcctGAATGCTGTACTCAAGAACACATTTGATGCTCATCTCTTCAATGAAGAGGATCATGGACAGGTGTCAAAGTTCAACAGCCTCTCAG GTCCTGCACAACAGCTTTATGTGCGATTGTTCCAGCGCAAATACACTTGGTTTCGGATATCAAAGATAGACTACCCAAGAATAGCTGCCAATTTGAAGCCTCTATTCAATCAGTTGATTAGCAGTGGCCTTGTCATGACAG aGACTTCACTGGAAGACTTGGGCGTGACCCTGAAGCTCCTAATGGCCCCCGACCTAAAGCAGCTAGCCAAGGATCTGAAGGTTGGCGGGGCTGGGGCAGGCCGATTGAGCCAGAAGGAGGAGCTTGTGTCGGCCATCATCAAGTATTCCACTAGTCAGCGGTCCATCTTTGCCTCTAACATGAATGCTGTCGTGCTGAAAAA AGCAAAGAAACTCCTTGGTCAGTGTGTGAAGCTCAACAGAGAGCCAAGGACCGTCTTCAACAGAATCATCCTCATCTTCTCGCTGGTCAGACAAGATCTTGTGGATGACGAAAAAGGGGGTGCTGGACAGTCCGCCCT ACAAACGGAGCTACTTGTGAATATGGGCAGAGTAAGTTATCCGGTCTACACTGTCAACAGAAGTAGAAGCTTCTTTGCCACCAGGGAAGATCTGTTGAG GTATGAAGTGGCCTTGCAGTATGAGAATGATATCGCAGATGCTCTCGGGATCAACGACTTTGACCTTGCGGAGAGGCTCCAGACATCGGCAATGGCTGCTGCAGGGGAAATTCTAAAGGATGAAGATATACTGCG GCAAGACAAATCACTACCAACATTTCTTCGCTGCTTCACGGCGGGGTGGGTGTACACTCACATACAGTACCAAGGAGTCGACATCTTGCAGAAGCAGCGTCGCTACGGCGAGGCGGTGGAGATGCTGCGCTCCATGCTCCAGCAGACGGTCTACTGCCCGGACAGGAGGGGTGGGTGGTGGGACCGACTAGCGCTAAATCTGGACCAGCACTGCAAGAAGCAGCATGAG TCCTTGGACTGCATCAAAGAAGGACTGGCTGACCCATATGTCAGGACTGGACATCGGCTTGCCCTACAGCTGCGAGCCAAGAAAATCCTCAAGTCGAAAAAGAAGGATCTTGCGGCCAGGGCCTATGAATTCCAGTTTGACGACGTGAGGGAACTTCCCAAG GCACTGATCAAAGGAACAGTCCTCCCGCACCATGGACCAGGAGTGAGGAACACTTTCATCAGCTCGTATCAGGGGAAGACGGAGGGTGACGAAGGCATCGTGGTGTGTAGTGTGGAGCAGGTAGCCCTTGAGCACTACAAACAGCAGGGTTACACCGAAG GAGTTCATGGAGAAGGAAGTACGTACAGTACCCTGGTCTTCATCTTGTTCTGGGAAATTATCTTCGATAACAGTGTCCCAGATGTCTTCTGCTACCCATATCAG TCGGCACCTCTTGACTTGCGGACAGACCACTTCTTCAAGAACCGGATTGCAGCCATCCAGCAGAAGCTGACGGAGATCAGGGAGGCTGACCGGGAACGCCTGGAGGCCATGCTGGCTAGGAACTGGCTGGAATATGAGGGTGACCTTTGTGTAGGGGTCAACTGGGAGCTCTTTAAGGATCTTAATCATGCCAAG GGTCTCATCAGTTGTATCGGGGGACTTGTCTTGAGCGCCATCGCTGAACGCATCCTGAGGGACCACCGTCACTGCAGGGGTGGTATGCCGGACCTCACCATGTGGAATCCTGACAAGCACATATTTAGA GTAGTAGAGGTCAAAGGTCCTGGTGACCGGCTCTCTCAGAAGCAGGTTCTTTGGCTGGACTTCTTCTTGGAACTCGGGGTGGAGGCAGAGGTCTGTCATGTTGAAG CCATTGGGAGCAAGCAGCTGAAGAAGAAGATACTGAACAGCCAGGATTCCAACCCAGGTTCCTCTAGCCAGGAGTCTGTGAGCAGTGTGTAG